A single region of the Synechococcus sp. C9 genome encodes:
- a CDS encoding UPF0175 family protein, with protein MMQTIHIELPDTIFSALRKSPNEFVQEMRIAAAVKWYELGEISQEKAAEIAGLHRADFINTLPRYRVSVLQYTPAELAEELADAD; from the coding sequence ATGATGCAAACCATTCACATCGAGCTACCAGACACGATATTTTCAGCCCTGCGTAAATCCCCTAACGAATTTGTCCAGGAAATGCGGATTGCCGCTGCCGTTAAATGGTACGAACTGGGGGAAATCTCTCAGGAAAAAGCCGCCGAAATCGCCGGACTGCACCGAGCCGACTTCATCAACACCCTTCCCCGCTATCGGGTCTCGGTACTCCAGTACACCCCCGCCGAACTGGCTGAAGAACTCGCTGATGCCGATTAG
- a CDS encoding Rpn family recombination-promoting nuclease/putative transposase gives MELLGEDPTSIASYQFTSVEVKEKAFRFDGVFLPQSEDKTILIGMNQQDILSG, from the coding sequence TTGGAGCTGTTGGGGGAAGACCCTACTAGCATCGCCAGTTATCAATTCACCTCGGTAGAAGTGAAGGAAAAAGCCTTTCGCTTCGATGGTGTATTCCTGCCCCAAAGTGAGGATAAAACTATTTTGATCGGTATGAATCAGCAAGACATCCTCTCTGGTTAA
- a CDS encoding DUF4351 domain-containing protein produces MGDLRQTRVYQEAKQEGHQEGWKEGWKEGWQAGEQRGRTIALRETLYRQIARKFGGVPDSISTKLEQLSLEQLGVVAEAIIDVSSLEELENLLT; encoded by the coding sequence TTGGGAGATTTACGGCAGACGCGGGTGTATCAGGAAGCCAAGCAAGAAGGACACCAAGAAGGCTGGAAAGAAGGGTGGAAGGAAGGGTGGCAGGCAGGGGAGCAGAGGGGTAGAACCATAGCATTACGGGAAACCCTTTACCGCCAAATCGCCCGCAAGTTCGGCGGTGTGCCAGATAGCATCAGCACAAAACTGGAACAGTTATCCTTAGAGCAACTGGGGGTAGTTGCGGAAGCCATCATTGACGTTTCTTCCCTGGAGGAGTTGGAAAATTTGCTGACCTAA